One segment of Alphaproteobacteria bacterium DNA contains the following:
- a CDS encoding efflux RND transporter permease subunit, with translation TVVDDYADNVLAQQLSQISGVGFVGIGGEQKPAVRVQVDPAKLASMGLSLEDVRNVIANATVDAPKGSIDGLHQNFTIYNNDQLLAADKWNDVIIAYRTGSPVRIRDIGQAIDGPENTKLAGTLNGVKRGIVLIITKQPGANVIDTVDRILAQLSQLRTAVPPAIDIEVLANRTQTIRASVADVQFTLILTVALVVMVIFLFLRNFWATVIPGITVPLSLVATFAVMYLIGYSLDNLSLMALTIAAGFVVDDAIVMIENIIRHVEDGIRPLEAAIKGAREIGFTIISISVSLIAVFIPLLLMRGIIGRLFHEFAITVTIAIAVSAIVSLTLTPMMCARFVRAEHGRAHGRLYMLSERFFDGMLAGYRRCLDWVMLHRRITLGVFIATVVATGYLYSVIPKGFFPQQDTGFIFGVTDAAQSVSFAEMSRLQLQIADIVRADPDVAAFASFVGAGGATQTINNGRFAINLKLKNERTASAYDVINRLRPKIAAVPGIVLYMQVAQDLNVGGRLSRTQFQYTLQDASLDELNEWAPKLFAKLKALPELQDVASDQQTNATTVSMEIDRSQASRFGILPQAIDDTLYDAFGQRQVTQYFTQLNAYHVILEVDPSFQVRTDTLEKIYLTSPITGQQVPLSTFVKYDTLPVTYLSINHQGQFPAVTISFNLSPGTALGQAVAAIQSVEREAGKPGTLIGTFQGSAQAFQTSLATQPYLIAAAIVVIYIILGMLYESYIHPLTILSTLPSAGMGALLMLMIFHYDLSVIALIGIILLIGIVKKNAIMMIDFALAAERNEGMAPEQSIYQACLLRFRPIMMTTMAALLGGVPLMLGAGTGSEIRRPLGYAIVGGLILSQMLTLFTTPVIYLYLGHLQARLQGRKRAVISTATAVREGTQAAE, from the coding sequence ACCGTGGTGGACGACTACGCCGACAATGTCCTCGCCCAGCAGCTTTCGCAAATCTCGGGGGTCGGATTCGTCGGCATCGGCGGCGAACAGAAGCCCGCGGTCCGCGTGCAAGTCGACCCGGCAAAGCTCGCCTCAATGGGCCTGAGCCTCGAAGACGTCCGTAACGTCATCGCCAATGCAACGGTCGATGCTCCCAAAGGGAGCATCGATGGCCTTCATCAGAATTTCACGATCTACAACAACGACCAACTGCTCGCAGCCGACAAATGGAACGACGTAATCATCGCCTATCGCACCGGCTCGCCCGTTCGAATCCGCGATATCGGCCAAGCGATCGACGGACCCGAGAACACGAAGCTCGCGGGGACACTTAACGGGGTCAAACGGGGTATCGTTCTTATTATCACCAAGCAGCCGGGCGCCAATGTGATCGACACTGTGGATCGCATCTTGGCGCAATTGTCCCAGCTTCGAACGGCCGTGCCGCCTGCCATCGACATCGAAGTCCTGGCAAACCGTACTCAGACGATCCGTGCGTCGGTTGCGGACGTACAATTCACCCTCATTCTCACCGTGGCACTCGTCGTCATGGTGATCTTCCTCTTCCTGCGGAATTTCTGGGCGACGGTGATCCCGGGTATTACGGTTCCGCTATCGCTCGTCGCCACGTTCGCCGTGATGTATTTGATCGGCTACAGCCTCGACAACCTCTCGCTCATGGCGCTGACGATTGCCGCGGGTTTCGTTGTGGACGATGCCATCGTCATGATCGAGAACATCATCCGCCATGTCGAGGACGGGATCCGGCCACTCGAGGCCGCGATCAAGGGTGCCCGGGAGATCGGATTCACCATCATTTCGATCAGCGTGTCATTGATCGCCGTTTTCATCCCGCTCCTCCTCATGCGCGGCATCATCGGGCGGCTGTTTCACGAATTCGCCATCACCGTCACGATTGCAATCGCGGTGTCGGCCATCGTGTCGCTGACGCTCACACCGATGATGTGCGCTCGGTTCGTGAGGGCCGAACACGGCCGCGCGCATGGCCGCCTCTATATGCTGAGCGAGCGGTTTTTCGACGGCATGCTCGCCGGCTATCGCCGGTGCCTCGATTGGGTGATGCTGCATCGGCGTATCACGCTTGGCGTCTTCATCGCGACCGTCGTGGCCACGGGGTATCTTTACAGCGTGATTCCGAAGGGGTTCTTCCCACAGCAGGACACCGGCTTCATCTTCGGAGTCACCGATGCCGCGCAGAGCGTTTCCTTCGCCGAGATGAGCCGTCTTCAGCTGCAAATCGCCGACATCGTGCGCGCGGATCCCGACGTTGCGGCCTTTGCCTCGTTCGTGGGGGCGGGCGGTGCCACGCAGACGATCAACAACGGCCGCTTCGCGATCAACCTCAAACTCAAAAATGAGCGGACCGCGAGCGCTTACGACGTCATCAACCGCCTGCGGCCGAAGATTGCTGCTGTGCCCGGCATCGTCCTCTACATGCAGGTTGCCCAGGACCTGAATGTCGGCGGCCGCCTCTCGCGCACCCAGTTCCAATACACGCTTCAGGACGCGAGCCTCGACGAACTCAACGAATGGGCGCCGAAGCTTTTTGCCAAGCTCAAGGCATTACCCGAGCTTCAGGACGTCGCCAGCGATCAGCAGACGAATGCGACGACTGTGAGCATGGAGATCGATCGCAGCCAAGCCTCGCGCTTCGGCATCCTGCCGCAGGCGATCGACGACACGCTCTACGATGCGTTCGGCCAACGCCAGGTCACGCAGTATTTCACGCAACTCAATGCCTACCACGTGATTCTCGAAGTCGACCCATCGTTCCAGGTGCGGACCGATACGCTCGAGAAGATCTACCTAACCTCGCCGATCACCGGACAGCAAGTACCGCTCTCGACCTTCGTCAAATACGATACGCTGCCGGTGACATATCTTTCGATCAACCACCAGGGCCAGTTCCCGGCCGTGACCATCTCGTTCAATTTGAGCCCGGGAACGGCCCTTGGCCAAGCGGTCGCGGCGATTCAGTCGGTGGAGCGGGAAGCCGGCAAGCCCGGAACGCTTATCGGAACCTTCCAGGGAAGCGCTCAGGCGTTCCAGACCTCTCTCGCGACGCAGCCTTACTTGATCGCGGCGGCGATCGTGGTCATCTACATCATTCTCGGAATGCTCTATGAGAGCTACATCCACCCCCTGACGATTCTTTCGACTCTCCCGTCGGCGGGCATGGGCGCCTTGCTGATGCTCATGATCTTCCACTACGATCTCAGCGTCATAGCACTCATCGGCATCATACTTCTGATCGGAATCGTGAAGAAAAACGCGATCATGATGATAGACTTCGCGCTGGCTGCCGAACGAAACGAGGGCATGGCGCCGGAGCAGTCGATTTATCAGGCCTGTCTCTTGCGCTTTCGCCCGATCATGATGACGACAATGGCAGCACTTCTCGGCGGCGTGCCGCTCATGCTCGGTGCCGGAACAGGATCGGAGATTCGTCGCCCGCTTGGATATGCAATCGTGGGCGGCTTGATCCTCTCGCAGATGCTGACACTCTTCACCACACCCGTCATCTACCTCTATCTCGGCCATTTGCAGGCGCGCTTGCAAGGCCGCAAGCGCGCCGTCATCTCAACCGCGACAGCCGTCCGCGAAGGGACCCAGGCAGCGGAATAG